The Fulvia fulva chromosome 13, complete sequence genome window below encodes:
- a CDS encoding MFS antiporter QDR3, with protein MDGGEKPRDGPDTASAAMDDGRAKRRFDWKALLGNRNNTSTRQHGGSGDTSDTEQSSAEKRPARWNMGIMNAETDEVPGSVLLLSKVSEYNEPLGIRNAPARTSASSLPYSPSRSSSQQRRRSSIQEKKRTPDGQFVLDPQPDDSLNDPLNWSKWRRDAALLSLGFYCMLGGGMTAILAAGFNNVAHEYDVSEPTVALTTGLYMMGLGIGSVLLSPTAILYGKRPVYLVASVAFALSGVWCALSPSFGSLVGARIFMGVAASSVECLPSATIAEIYFLHEKGYRLGIYTLLLLGGKNLVPLVSAAVIESLGWRWVFWIVAIVVAFGGVLLFLFVPETFWDRTPKPRRPKPRQHGSTWSVHQVWHQLSHSQPASPGVERKTRLLAANANDGLIDGPATEHKTPGRHAHFQTESLNDEKRGSSVDNGENEKGDATPLERGRVSPKSHPSIPPPAPAVAAHDYFDNHAVDLPAVESQLPHVLSRTSTNHSEDHDPRNAYTQRLDSEPAQTWVQSLKPYAGRLSKDNWFKVALRPFILFAYPSLLWSALVYSLSIGWLIVISESITTIYKDRNMYNFTSLQAGLVYISPFVGGVLGTAVAGKFSDIVVRYMARKNGGIYEPEFRLVMAIPIAITTVIGLMGYGWSAEERDAWIVPTVFFGIISFGCSLGSTTSITFAVDSYRQYAGEALVTLNFSKNIFHGLVFSLFFNDWLDSEGSKSVFLAIGGIQLACLFTTIPMYIYGKRARMWTVRKNLMEKF; from the exons ATGGACGGCGGTGAGAAGCCAAGAGATGGACCCGATACAGCATCCGCTGCCATGGATGATGGACGAGCAAAGAGACGCTTCGACTGGAAGGCCCTGCTGGGCAACAGGAACAACACAAGCACAAGGCAGCACGGTGGCAGCGGTGACACGTCAGACACCGAGCAGAGTAGTGCTGAGAAGAGGCCAGCAAGATGGAACATGGGCATCATGAATGCAGAGACGGATGAAGTGCCTGGCTCCGTCCTGCTCCTGTCGAAGGTCTCCGAGTACAACGAACCTCTCGGCATACGAAATGCCCCAGCACGAACCTCCGCCTCCTCCCTGCCCTACTCGCCTTCAAGATCCAGCTCGCAGCAACGACGAAGGTCATCGATACAAGAGAAGAAGCGGACACCAGACGGCCAGTTTGTGCTTGATCCACAACCAGACGACTCTCTCAACGACCCGCTGAATTGGTCGAAGTGGAGAAGAGATGCTGCACTGTTATCGTTGGGCTTCTACTGCATGCTGGGAGGAGGCATGACTGCCATCTTGGCGGCAGGCTTCAACAACGTTGCACATGAGTACGACGTATCTGAGCCGACAGTCGCACTGACTACGGGTCTGTACATGATGGGTCTGGGCATTGGCAGCGTCCTGCTCAGTCCTACCGCAATCTTGTACGGCAAGCGGCCTGTGTACCTGGTAGCCTCGGTCGCTTTTGCATTGTCTGGGGTCTGGTGCGCACTTTCACCGAGCTTCGGCAGCCTTGTCGGAGCTCGTATCTTTATGGGCGTTGCTGCGAGCAGTGTGGAATGTCTCCCCTCTGCTACCATCGCCGAAATCTATTTCCTA CACGAGAAAGGGTACAGATTGGGCATTTACACACTGCTGCTGCTAGGAGGCAAGAATCTGGTGCCTCTGGTCAGTGCAGCTGTCATAGAGAGCCTAGGTTGGAGATGGGTATTCTGGATCGTGGCTATTGTCGTCGCGTTCGGAGGTGTGCTGCTTTTCCTCTTCGTGCCGGAGACGTTTTGGGATAGAACACCAAAACCTCGCCGACCGAAGCCGAGACAGCATGGAAGTACTTGGAGTGTCCATCAGGTGTGGCATCAGTTGTCGCACTCTCAGCCGGCAAGTCCGGGTGTGGAAAGAAAGACTAGACTGCTTGCAGCGAATGCCAACGATGGTCTTATCGATGGACCTGCGACAGAACACAAAACACCTGGTCGACATGCACACTTCCAGACTGAATCCTTAAACGACGAAAAGCGTGGCAGTAGTGTTGACAACGGAGAGAACGAGAAGGGCGACGCTACACCACTAGAGCGAGGTCGAGTCTCACCCAAGAGCCATCCGTCAATCCCACCACCAGCTCCTGCTGTTGCGGCCCACGATTACTTTGACAACCACGCAGTGGATCTACCAGCAGTGGAAAGCCAACTTCCACACGTACTATCCAGGACTTCGACCAACCACAGTGAAGATCACGATCCTCGCAACGCCTACACacagcgcctcgactccgAGCCCGCTCAGACCTGGGTCCAGTCACTGAAGCCATACGCCGGCCGACTCTCGAAGGACAACTGGTTCAAGGTTGCTCTCCGACCCTTCATCCTTTTCGCTTACCCGAGCTTGCTGTGGAGCGCCCTCGTGTACTCTCTATCCATCGGCTGGCTTATCGTCATCTCAGAATCCATCACCACGATCTACAAGGACCGCAACATGTACAACTTCACCTCCCTGCAAGCCGGTCTCGTATACATTTCCCCCTTCGTCGGCGGTGTCCTAGGTACTGCTGTAGCCGGCAAGTTCTCAGACATTGTTGTCCGCTACATGGCCCGCAAGAACGGCGGCATCTACGAACCCGAGTTCCGCCTCGTCATGGCAATCCCCATCGCCATCACCACCGTCATCGGCCTAATGGGCTACGGCTGGAGCGCCGAAGAACGCGACGCGTGGATCGTGCCGACCGTCTTCTTCGGCATAATCTCATTCGGCTGCTCCCTAGGCTCTACGACGTCCATCACCTTCGCAGTCGACTCGTATCGCCAGTATGCCGGCGAAGCTCTCGTCACGCTGAACTTCAGCAAGAACATCTTCCACGGTTTGGTGTTCAGCTTGTTCTTCAATGATTGGTTGGATAGTGAGGGGAGTAAGAGTGTGTTTTTGGCTATTGGGGGTATACAGTTGGCTTGTTTGTTTACGACGATTCCGATGTATATCTATGGGAAGAGGGCGAGGATGTGGACGGTGAGGAAGAATTTGATGGAGAAGTTTTGA
- a CDS encoding Alpha-L-arabinofuranosidase A produces the protein MVGLKVAVAAAACVVSTAAVDITVKASGGNSTIHKGQPYGYGFLHEDINNSGDGGIYAELIRDRAFQFSEAFPVNETLNAYYPINGAGLSVVFPEQPLSEALPANLRVTGGNSTGKIGFENEGYWGMDVKQQTYTGSFWVRGAYNGTFTASLQSNLTDDVFGSVEIPSKAVADDWVEHEFELVPERDAPNSNNTFAVTFDPASAAGGSLEFNLISLFPPTYKGRKNGLRIDIAEALAELNPTFLRFPGGNMLEGLTNTTYWDWKDTLGPLRERPGFQGVWEYQQTHGLGIMEYLYWAEDMGLEAVIGVWAGLALNGDVTPEEELQPFIDDALNQIEFIRGPANSTWGARRAELGHPEPFELNYVEVGNEDWLAGFPGGWYSYKAYRLPLFYEAITKAYPDIQVISSSASSDPAPEGETTGPNPNVTERLNFNNTPGVIGDYHPYREPDELVIEFDRFDNDIGHIIGEVAATHVNDAPPPRWDFGLYKFPWWIGSVGEAVSLIGYERNADRIPGTFYAPVLRNMNRWQWAITILQFAADPALTTRSTSWYIWSLFAHHPITETLPTVGTYGPVYWGAGKDSNRNDALVWKGAVYNTTDGEAVPIAIAFEGVQAGTKANLTVLTNPGGDPYAVNDPFTGVNIVNTTSTIVEAGEGGVFEFELPELSVAVLDTEVSGGGGGGGGGGNGTSPPTYAPPAYGGGGEEV, from the exons ATGGTGGGACTCAAAGTGGCTGTAGCGGCTGCGGCCTGTGTTGTGTCTACAGCTGCTGTGGACATTACTGTCAAAGCTTCTGGTGGCAACTCAACAATTCATAAAGGTCAACCCTATGGCTATGGCTTTTTACATGAG GATATCAACAACAGCGGCGACGGCGGAATCTACGCCGAACTAATCCGTGACCGAGCCTTCCAATTCAGCGAAGCGTTCCCAGTCAACGAGACTCTCAATGCCTACTATCCGATCAACGGTGCAGGCTTGAGCGTCGTGTTCCCGGAACAGCCACTGTCCGAAGCACTTCCCGCCAATCTACGCGTGACTGGTGGCAACAGCACTGGTAAGATTGGTTTCGAGAATGAAGGGTATTGGGGCATGGATGTCAAGCAACAGACTTATACTGGATCTTTCTGGGTCAGGGGTGCTTATAATGGTACTTTTACTGCTTCGCTGCAGTCGAATTTGACGGATGATGTGTTTGGATCTGTTGAGATTCCGTCGAAGGCGGTCGCTGATGATTGGGTTGAGCATGAGTTTGAGCTTGTTCCGGAGAGGGATGCCCCGAACTCGAACAATACGTTTGCTGTTACTTTTGATCCCGCAAGCGCTGCAGGAGGATCTCTTGAGTTTAACTTGATCAGCTTGTTCCCACCGACCTACAAGGGCCGCAAGAATGGTCTCCGAATCGACATTGCTGAGGCTCTGGCTGAGCTGAACCCAACTTTCCTGAGATTCCCAGGTGGCAACATGCTGGAAGGTCTCACAAACACGACCTACTGGGACTGGAAGGATACTCTCGGCCCACTGCGCGAGCGACCCGGCTTCCAAGGTGTCTGGGAATACCAGCAGACCCATGGTCTGGGTATCATGGAATACCTCTACTGGGCTGAAGACATGGGTCTTGAGGCGGTTATTGGTGTGTGGGCAGGCCTAGCTCTCAACGGCGACGTGACTCCAGAAGAGGAACTTCAGCCCTTCATCGACGACGCTCTCAACCAAATCGAATTCATCCGCGGCCCAGCAAACAGCACCTGGGGCGCACGCCGCGCTGAGCTCGGACACCCAGAGCCCTTTGAACTCAACTACGTAGAAGTCGGCAATGAGGACTGGCTCGCTGGCTTTCCTGGAGGCTGGTACTCCTACAAGGCCTACCGCCTCCCACTCTTCTACGAAGCCATTACGAAAGCGTACCCAGACATCCAAGTCATCTCCTCCTCCGCCTCCTCCGATCCCGCCCCGGAAGGCGAGACAACAGGCCCGAACCCGAACGTTACAGAACGCCTCAACTTCAACAACACACCCGGCGTCATCGGCGACTACCACCCATACCGCGAACCAGACGAACTCGTAATCGAATTCGACCGCTTCGACAACGATATCGGCCACATTATCGGCGAAGTCGCCGCAACGCACGTCAACGACGCTCCGCCTCCACGCTGGGATTTTGGGCTGTACAAGTTCCCCTGGTGGATTGGATCCGTTGGCGAAGCTGTCTCCCTTATCGGCTACGAGCGCAACGCCGATCGCATTCCGGGGACATTCTACGCCCCGGTGCTGAGGAATATGAATAGATGGCAGTGGGCCATTACCATCCTCCAGTTCGCGGCTGACCCGGCCCTTACCACTCGCTCGACGTCCTGGTATATCTGGTCCCTGTTCGCGCATCACCCCATTACCGAGACGCTCCCGACTGTCGGAACGTATGGGCCCGTCTACTGGGGCGCCGGCAAGGACTCTAACCGCAACGATGCGCTGGTGTGGAAGGGAGCTGTCTATAACACCACTGATGGCGAAGCCGTTCCTATCGCTATTGCATTCGAGGGCGTCCAAGCAGGCACAAAAGCCAATCTAACGGTCCTCACTAACCCAGGAGGCGATCCTTATGCCGTCAACGATCCTTTCACGGGTGTGAATATCGTGAACACAACGAGCACGATTGTGGAGGCGGGTGAGGGAGGAGTGTTTGAGTTTGAACTGCCGGAGTTGAGTGTAGCTGTCTTGGATACGGAAGTGAGTGgaggtggtggtggtggtggtggtggagGGAATGGAACGTCGCCGCCGACGTATGCACCGCCTGCTTATGGTGGAGGGGGGGAGGAAGTATAG
- a CDS encoding Target of rapamycin complex 1 subunit mip1: MTRGAMNEVNGKHPQPVLDEAELFPRHHDKSSSFGASERLYRPATSISLKGQANGNYGEQSDSDDDDALHIHATNGHQPGKPALSRAKSDFGQGAPHPRQGRHGSEVSKEEELNMRHGWHTQLQNEEVTKNLSENFFMYYEDKRHETAGNLPPEFNPSKLVTEWRMKDRLKTVSALLAVCLNVGVDPPDVIKTNPCARLECWVDPVPPDSSNQNSNNTNAQIGKNLQSQYENLSLRTRYKVILDPTIEELKKYTTSLRRTAHNERILFHYNGHGVPKPTQSGEVWCFNRSYTQYIPISLMDLQEWLGAPGLWVWDCSAAGGVIQHFLEAAGKHSAAQTEVLKRDPNRAQSGQPLPRWEDSIHLAACRDNEVLPTNPDLPADLFTSCLTTPIMMAVRFFILQNPLSSTSTVTLAEARNIPGKVSERRTPLGELNWIFTAITDTIAWNCLDKPLFKKLFRQDLMVAALFRNFLLAQRVMRMFHCHPVSHPNIPDTHDHPLWKSWDLAVEMILSQLPKLIQQQKANEAAVEAAPSGQQPPPPIPELEYVHSDFFADQLSAFEVYLSSAPSNPGAAGYAKPPEQLPIVLQVLLSQVHRLRALVLLSKFLDLGPWAVNLALSIGIFPYVLKLLQSQALELKAPMVFIWARILAVDQTCQNDLLKDQGFAYFTNILVTTSGIPIGNVAEHRAMCTFVIAMFCKDFGQGRNACMTNNPELVDNCLQHLSDMENPLLRQFSLLCLSNLCRDFPPAREAYILQGAHERICDRSHDPVPEVRVACLNALASFIATQDIEQRDTVELEEIIVGIVCSMGMDGSIMVRKELTIFYSEYVKKYEKRFITTAWEQLLEEQDKKQGKAPNEDDFVPGSDVPGLNGGINGVKSHQRSVSANIPRSTDAAPVFIKPTMRTEYSKRTVYRAVWRQLMSLSADPHPEVARNAGVVVDYTLNALLESPLGPHAEALLDLIQLQRPVNGGPKLSVTPAAEIMSRRPSRDFGRPETPPSPASSTATKPDGYFALSRTASVAAAMKNLIGWGPKTPGDTPSTPSSPTHARRSSVYSTTGTPYRSRPLTPADAAQLPPDLLDNIPGPPHQMAAPVPPTPYYKGRDGKELPRLPLRSDFFDWSASYFREPQMRPSEADEPGSKDYNERLWRRNRNDKIIASTQPLKEAASSTRWDKPCGFFGIGAAPVKMVFHQFENHLVTSDDRDSIAVWDWHTSQQLNRFSNGNPKGSRVTEVRLINEDDVAMLMIGSSDGVIKIYRHYEDPEEIHHVSSFRALSDLFDSEKGLSSGLVFDWQQGQGRALVAGDDRVVRVWQVGQELCISDIQTRTRSCITSLTSDQVEGNVFVAGFGNGSVKVFDQRLPRSDQMLISWNEHKSWIVGAHLQRGGMRELITAESNGGIRLWDIRMRGSVDSYNPRSARSPRSLRTLSVHEHAPVFATGGRDHTIRVYSTRNISAGRSISSFEPYMSYLRGLNTPRNAPITATAFHPHRMMLACGAVNDGHVNLFKCDVPDYEKKGGVVDEWKSEWD; encoded by the coding sequence ATGACGCGCGGTGCTATGAACGAGGTGAATGGCAAACATCCGCAGCCTGTCCTGGACGAGGCCGAGCTCTTTCCCCGGCACCATGACAAGAGCTCGTCCTTTGGCGCTTCTGAACGATTATACCGACCCGCAACCTCAATCTCGCTAAAAGGACAAGCGAATGGGAACTATGGCGAACAAAGCGATtccgacgacgacgacgctCTGCATATCCACGCGACAAATGGCCACCAACCTGGCAAGCCGGCACTGTCGCGTGCGAAGAGTGACTTTGGCCAAGGTGCACCACATCCACGGCAAGGACGTCATGGAAGTGAAGTGAGCAAAGAGGAAGAGCTGAACATGCGCCATGGCTGGCATACACAACTGCAGAATGAGGAAGTCACCAAGAACTTGTCCGAGAACTTCTTCATGTACTACGAGGACAAGCGACATGAGACGGCTGGTAACCTTCCGCCGGAGTTCAATCCGTCGAAGCTGGTGACAGAGTGGCGCATGAAGGACCGCCTGAAGACAGTCTCAGCGTTGCTCGCAGTTTGTCTAAATGTCGGAGTCGACCCGCCGGATGTGATCAAGACGAACCCATGTGCACGCTTGGAGTGCTGGGTGGACCCTGTACCGCCGGACAGCAGCAATCAGAACTCGAACAACACAAACGCGCAGATTGGAAAGAATCTCCAGTCTCAATATGAGAACCTATCTTTACGCACGAGGTACAAGGTCATTCTGGACCCCACTATCGAAGAGCTGAAGAAGTACACAACGTCGCTTAGAAGGACGGCGCACAACGAACGTATTCTCTTCCACTACAATGGCCACGGTGTACCAAAGCCGACGCAAAGTGGTGAGGTGTGGTGCTTCAACCGCAGCTACACTCAGTATATCCCAATCAGCCTGATGGATTTGCAAGAGTGGTTGGGTGCTCCGGGGCTGTGGGTGTGGGACTGCAGTGCTGCCGGTGGTGTCATACAGCATTTCCTGGAAGCTGCGGGAAAGCACAGCGCTGCTCAGACCGAAGTCTTGAAGCGCGACCCGAATAGGGCACAGTCCGGACAGCCACTGCCGCGATGGGAGGACTCAATACACCTTGCTGCTTGTCGTGACAACGAGGTCTTGCCGACAAATCCAGACCTGCCTGCAGATCTCTTCACATCATGCCTCACGACTCCGATCATGATGGCTGTGCGCTTCTTCATCCTTCAGAATCCTCTATCCTCAACTTCAACGGTCACACTTGCCGAAGCGCGCAACATTCCTGGCAAGGTTAGCGAGCGTAGAACACCTCTGGGAGAGCTTAACTGGATCTTCACAGCCATTACCGATACCATCGCGTGGAACTGCCTGGACAAGCCTTTGTTCAAGAAGCTCTTCCGTCAAGATCTCATGGTGGCTGCTCTGTTCCGCAACTTCCTGCTTGCTCAACGAGTGATGCGAATGTTCCACTGCCATCCTGTGTCCCACCCGAACATACCCGATACCCACGATCACCCTCTATGGAAGAGCTGGGACCTGGCCGTGGAGATGATCTTGTCACAACTCCCAAAACTCATCCAACAACAGAAGGCGAACGAGGCTGCTGTGGAAGCAGCACCGAGCGGCCAACAGCCACCGCCACCAATACCTGAGCTCGAATATGTGCACTCCGACTTTTTCGCGGACCAGCTGTCGGCCTTTGAGGTATACCTCAGCTCTGCGCCTAGTAATCCGGGCGCTGCAGGATATGCAAAGCCTCCGGAACAGCTTCCAATTGTGCTTCAAGTCCTACTTTCGCAAGTACATCGGCTTAGAGCGCTGGTGCTCCTTTCGAAATTCCTCGACTTGGGACCATGGGCCGTCAATCTCGCGCTCAGTATCGGCATCTTCCCGTATGTGCTGAAGCTTCTCCAGTCGCAGGCACTCGAACTTAAAGCGCCCATGGTTTTCATCTGGGCACGCATACTGGCTGTTGATCAAACGTGCCAGAACGACCTGCTCAAAGACCAAGGCTTCGCCTACTTTACCAATATCCTTGTTACTACCAGTGGCATTCCTATCGGTAATGTGGCCGAACACCGTGCCATGTGCACCTTTGTCATCGCCATGTTCTGCAAAGACTTTGGCCAGGGGCGAAATGCTTGCATGACGAACAACCCCGAACTGGTTGACAACTGCCTGCAGCATCTCAGCGACATGGAAAATCCTCTGCTACGCCAGTTTAGTCTGCTGTGCTTGAGTAATCTTTGCAGGGACTTCCCACCCGCTAGAGAAGCCTACATTTTGCAGGGCGCACATGAGCGTATCTGCGATCGAAGTCACGATCCCGTGCCCGAAGTACGTGTGGCATGCCTGAACGCACTCGCAAGCTTCATCGCTACACAGGATATCGAACAGCGAGACACTGTGGAGCTTGAGGAGATCATCGTGGGTATTGTCTGCTCCATGGGCATGGATGGCTCCATCATGGTTCGTAAAGAGCTTACCATCTTCTACTCCGAATACGTCAAGAAGTATGAGAAGCGCTTCATCACTACAGCATGGGAACAGCTCTTGGAAGAGCAAGACAAGAAGCAAGGCAAGGCACCAAACGAGGACGACTTCGTCCCTGGCAGTGATGTACCTGGTCTCAATGGCGGTATCAATGGCGTGAAGTCACACCAACGCAGTGTCTCTGCGAACATCCCCAGAAGCACAGACGCCGCGCCGGTCTTTATCAAGCCAACTATGCGGACTGAGTACTCAAAGCGCACGGTCTATCGCGCAGTCTGGCGCCAGTTGATGAGTCTTTCGGCGGACCCACATCCTGAAGTGGCAAGAAATGCGGGCGTCGTGGTCGACTACACACTCAATGCCTTGCTGGAGTCTCCCCTTGGTCCTCATGCCGAAGCACTGCTTGATCTGATTCAGCTGCAACGTCCCGTCAATGGGGGCCCAAAACTGTCCGTTACTCCTGCTGCTGAAATCATGAGCAGACGACCCTCACGAGATTTTGGCCGACCAGAAACGCCTCCTAGCCCTGCTTCATCGACAGCAACCAAACCAGATGGATACTTTGCTCTTTCGCGAACAGCCAGCGTTGCCGCAGCGATGAAGAATCTCATCGGCTGGGGACCCAAGACGCCTGGTGACACACCGTCAACCCCTTCCTCGCCAACACATGCACGTCGCAGCTCAGTGTATAGCACTACCGGCACCCCGTACAGATCTCGTCCACTGACTCCAGCTGATGCTGCACAATTACCACCAGATCTACTTGACAACATTCCAGGCCCACCACACCAAATGGCAGCTCCTGTACCACCAACACCTTACTACAAAGGTCGTGATGGTAAAGAACTACCTCGATTGCCTTTGAGGTCAGACTTCTTCGACTGGTCCGCATCGTACTTCCGCGAGCCGCAGATGCGACCTTCAGAAGCTGACGAACCAGGTTCGAAAGACTACAATGAGCGACTGTGGCGTCGAAATCGTAACGACAAGATCATCGCGTCTACACAGCCATTGAAGGAAGCTGCTAGCTCGACTCGCTGGGACAAGCCGTGCGGCTTCTTCGGCATTGGTGCTGCACCTGTCAAGATGGTCTTCCACCAGTTCGAGAATCACCTGGTCACGAGCGATGACCGTGACAGCATAGCTGTGTGGGACTGGCATACGTCGCAGCAACTCAATCGTTTCAGCAATGGCAACCCGAAGGGCAGTCGAGTCACTGAAGTACGCCTCATCAATGAAGACGACGTGGCGATGCTCATGATCGGCTCCAGTGATGGTGTCATCAAGATCTACCGGCATTATGAAGACCCGGAGGAAATCCACCATGTCTCAAGCTTCCGTGCCTTGAGCGATCTCTTCGACAGTGAGAAGGGCCTGAGCTCTGGTTTGGTCTTCGACTGGCAGCAAGGTCAAGGCAGAGCTCTGGTCGCTGGTGACGATCGCGTGGTGCGCGTTTGGCAAGTGGGCCAAGAACTCTGCATTAGCGACATCCAAACCCGCACTCGCTCTTGCATCACATCATTAACATCCGACCAAGTCGAAGGCAACGTCTTCGTCGCCGGCTTCGGCAACGGCTCTGTAAAAGTCTTCGACCAACGCCTCCCTCGCAGCGACCAAATGCTCATCTCCTGGAACGAGCACAAATCCTGGATCGTCGGCGCGCACCTCCAGCGTGGCGGTATGCGCGAACTCATTACTGCCGAAAGCAATGGTGGCATCCGCCTCTGGGACATCCGAATGCGTGGCTCGGTCGACAGTTACAACCCGCGTAGTGCGCGATCGCCTAGAAGTCTTCGCACATTGAGCGTGCACGAGCATGCTCCTGTCTTCGCTACCGGTGGACGAGATCACACGATTCGTGTCTACAGCACGAGGAACATCTCAGCTGGTCGAAGTATCAGTAGCTTTGAGCCGTATATGAGCTACCTTCGAGGCCTAAATACGCCGAGAAATGCACCCATCACTGCTACAGCTTTCCACCCGCATCGCATGATGTTGGCGTGCGGCGCCGTCAACGACGGCCACGTCAACCTCTTCAAGTGCGATGTGCCGGATTACGAGAAGAAGGGAGGCGTGGTGGATGAGTGGAAGAGTGAGTGGGACTAG
- a CDS encoding Putative amidase gives MKMIGEAYWPDSGLGTKAALAVTGEPMHPLTRTVLSPVTSSFDDITGPEREKTASEIFFRRSHIDVVLAPCFVGPASKHDTAYYWNYPALWNWVDYPAVVLPTPMKVKASREQVYAKDYEPLSEKCRHVKEMWEEGGFEGAPINVQVVGRRSHDNELFGVLGEMQRVCEFRVDCKSG, from the exons ATGAAGATGATCGGAGAAGCCTACTGGCCAGACTCAGGTCTAGGCACAAAAGCCGCCCTCGCGGTAACGGGCGAACCAATGCACCCCTTGACCAGAACAGTCCTCTCCCCTGTGACATCCTCCTTCGACGACATTACCGGCCCAGAGCGCGAGAAGACCGCCAGCGAGATTTTTTTCCGCCGCTCGC ACATCGACGTGGTGCTTGCACCATGCTTCGTCGGTCCGGCGAGCAAGCATGACACAGCGTATTATTGGAATTATCCTGCGCTCTGGAACTGGGTGGATTACCCGGCCGTTGTGTTGCCGACGCCTATGAAAGTCAAGGCGAGTCGGGAGCAGGTTTATGCGAAGGACTATGAGCCGCTAAGTGAGAAGTGTAGGCATGTTAAGGAGATGTGGGAGGAGGGTGGGTTTGAGGGTGCGCCGATAAATGTGCAGGTTGTTGGGAGGAGGTCTCACGATAATGAGTTGTTTGGAGTGTTGGGGGAGATGCAGAGGGTTTGTGAGTTTAGGGTGGATTGCAAGAGTGGATAG